In the genome of Oncorhynchus gorbuscha isolate QuinsamMale2020 ecotype Even-year linkage group LG05, OgorEven_v1.0, whole genome shotgun sequence, the window CTCTTCTGCAATACTGTAGCCAAATGTCCAACTCCCAAGCAGCAGGTTTATGTATAGCAGGTCAGTATCACACTCAGAGACTAGGATAGCCCACTAAACTGTAGAAGTGCATGATCTCAAATGCTCTCAccactctatctatctctctctctctctctctctctctctctctctctctctctctctctctctgtctctctctctctctctctctctctctctctctctctctctctctctctctctctctctctctctctctctctctctctctctctctctctctgtgtctctctctctctctctctctctctctctctctctctctctctctctctctctctctctctctctctctctctctctgtctctctctctctcctattacTCTACGTTTCTCTGTTATATCCTTCATCCTTCATAAGACAGAAAAAGACATGCAAATTACAACCCTGTACAGACCAAGATTTCAGTGCTCAAACAGGCCACTCTAGACTGAAACCTAAGTTACATTTCCAAAAAGAGGTCTTTATAGAAGCCTGTGGCCCATGTCTGTGAAATTGCCCCAACGCTGTCTTTCAGCACCAAGGACAGCGACCACTACTTACCCTGAAATGACTGACAGGCTCTGGTTTGCGGCTCTCGCCATCTCGCAGCCTTTAGTTCGGGTCTTGTGCATCTCGGCCCGTAACGACGGGCAGTCGACAGAGATCTCGCCAATGGAGATGACCAGCTCACGATACAGCGCCACAAGCGTGTTAAACTCCTGCACAATCTGAGAAATAAAAAGGAAACCAAAATGATCTGGACCTAGAATTTCCTCTGTCGCGAGCCGCAGCGAGACCTTGCAATGTTCTTCCATATAGGTTAATTAACTAATGCGGGCTATTGCAAACATATGTGCCTTTCTGATGGGGAATTGTTAGAATTTCATAAGCAGACACACTTGCAATATAGGCCACCTTGTGACAGCAGTTGCCAGAACAACGTAGGTTATCAGATAAATTGTCATCTTATATTCCCAGGTAGGCTGTCAATTTAGCAGCTTTGGTTTTTTTCATTGGTGCCACAATTAATATTTCGGCACTACAAGTTCAAAAACTAGGTTACCCTAGCCATTCAGCACCATCCTGCTTATGGACATCAACCATCTTTCAGTCGATCGTTTCTCTATACTAGAGCTTGAATAAATTGACTACCATTTCCAAAAAAACATTGATCCCTGGACAGGGGTATTAGGCTTTTCTAACCTCCAAGATACAACATATCGGCTAATCAATATTGATACCTAAAAACATTACGATATGCATAGGATATGAAATGACACCTAGAATGTCTATTTTAAAACGAATCAATTAGTCATTGACGACAACCCGTATGATAAATTCGGCTATGTGCATCGAATTAGAGCATAGGATCCTTAGGATGGGACAACGCTCGAGACTCAGACACGTTCTGCTGTTCTTCCCGTGATGAGACTTAGTGACGTTTACTGATGTATGTGAGGGGAGAGAATGTATTATGGACGTTTCTGCCAGCACCTGTCAAATCAGTGGCCGTCTTCGTCCATCAAACAGAGCCCGTTAGACAACTTTGTAATGTGGGCGATACTGGAGATCACACCAAATCACCGTCAGACAGGCTTTCATCACTTGATGCTCCAAAATGCAAATCGCACTATCGCAATCAGCGACAAAGAAGGGGTATAAAAACATGAGCAGGTCAAATTGTCTTCTCTGCAACAACAGCAACGCAAATGTATATAATTTCCCCTACACAATACATAGAAAAGTGGAGGGGGGGGTTCGGCTTGTTACCGTTTAAACGGCCAACATCAGTGCAAATTCATGAAATTAGTTAAAGAAAGAAAGGGTGAATGAATACACGACTAGCTGCATCATTTCCTGCAGAGGAAATACGCACTGTGGGCTACATGTCACAAGTTCCATACCCACCATTCTGCAGTCCGCCACGGCGCGCTGGGCTTTGCGGGTGCTCTCcgtgctctccctcctctccgggTCTCGGTAGGGAGCCTTGCCGATCTGGAAGAGGTTCCCGGCGGATCTGGGGCGGTTCTTGCGCCCATTCGGTGCAGAACTCATGCATACACATCCACTAATAAAACAGCTCTAATACAGAACGTTGTTAATCTACGTCCCCCTAAACTCCACCACCACCTATTGGCCGATATCCTGTTCTATCTATCGTTTGTGGTGTCGAAACCTCTCCAGTAGGATATATCCTAAAACGGATAGGATAGATAGTTTATCTGTGGTGtattactgctctctctctctctctctctctctctctctctctctctctctctctctctctctctctctctctctctctctctctctctctctctctctctctctaccgtctaAGAAGAATAATATATTTTTGCAGGCTGCCGACAGAGCGCAGAAGTACCGGATGAGCGCCTGCGACTCCTCTCCGCATTGCCTCGACTGCAAAGGGGGAGCGAGTCACCTTCACTCCAGCAGTCCAACTGATGGTATACGGTAACCGTAGCCTATACACACACGCGACCCGGGGTCCAACAAGCTGAGGCGTCCTTCCTCGCGCACCGCAGCTGTGATGGTCCGTAGAAAGCAATCACTGGTATTCGCAAAATGCAACCATTTCTTATAATTGTGCGTTTCCATTAAACACAGAGAATACGGCTTGAGGAGGGTCTTCGGCAATGTAACTATGCAAACATTCCCTTTTGGAAAAGCAAAAATGTTGCGAAACGTCCAAATAAAGAAAGCTATGTAACTTCAGGCAATGATAACACTTGCTTAATCACTAGGCCtactagaaacagagaggaaggcaATTTCTGGTTGCCAAGATGCTGAATTTGTTCCCAAGGTCTTTTTCTTCGAGTGTCTTCAGCCGAGTGTATCTAACCTTGCCTTGGTGAGGCAGGAGACAAGCAGTTGCTACAGGCCTGACGTGGCTGGCAACACTGCACACCCATAGGACAGGAATACTAATAGGGCCCAGCAAACCAGAGCCTAGACTCGGGTAAAATTCTCATTAAATGTATTCTCATTAAATAGCCTAGGCATTGCCTAGTCTAGCACTACCATGGGAAATGGTTACACTATGAAACAATTCATTATATTTGCAAAAATTCGTCAAAGGTATTAGATAAAATTGCAGTGTCCACAGTGCTACAATACTGCTTGGACGTGGAGCTGTCCAGTTGCTGAAATCCCACGCGCAGTTTTTCGTAGGATAATTAGTCGGTTCTAATTTCTTATGTAACATATAATTAAACAAATTTAACCAACACTCGCAATAGCCTAAACATTTGCAATTTTGCGATATTGGATTACCTAGGCCTACGGTAGCCCTTTCCTACTACAGTCAATGACCAAAAGCGcctctttggcctcatgggtggaatgttattcatatattTCATTATTTCATAATTAATTTTTAAAAAAGCATTACTTCgaaaatccggtgtttctatgtcaaagagttttgttatatttcagtcacCTGTGATGTATTTGaaatgtaatattgggatgcaatctcaaaatgtaatacttttcaactctatatctgacatggtacagtgtcttctttttttaagtcaataaccatgtgtgtgaggtgtatacttttgtttcgaagtagatttgtttaagactaccaataaTGACTCTATGTGACCCTgctttagcccactgcagtaattAACCAAATGGTAGAAATGCTCTAGGTTATTTGTTCATTGCGTTCGTGCTCTCCTCTTCAGGGTGCGCGACCGTTTATCTCCAAGGAGACACGTTCGAGTTCGCTTAACTGTGTCATCTGAGCAAAAAGGAGAAAGAGCAAGTTCTGCAACAATCACTAAAAGTAGCCTAATAAAACATGGATGAATATCTTTTAAGTTTGGAAACAAATGTGACTTGTAACAAACCAGAAGTAGTTCTCACTATTTTACACTTCAATGATGTGTACGAAATAGAAGCAAGACCAGAAGAACCCGTTGGCGGTGCTGCAAGGTAAAGTTGAGCTAAtcctagcaagctaacgttagttagcgagTCTCGAAAGGAAATGTAGGCTTAACATTAACTTTAACATCAGTTGCCTTGATCCAGCCTTGTTGAAACTTCACTTTATCTAGCTTTGGGCAATCTAACTGATCTTGTATAGGATACATTAGAATTTCACAAAACGACATGTTGGCTATGGTTTTCTCCCCCAGGTTTGCCACTGCTCTAAAAGTATTCCAGTCGCTGAATCCTTTAGTAGTTTTCAGTGGTGACTGTTTGAGCCCTTCTTTGCTAAGCACAGTCACCAAGGGAAAGCACATGGTAGATGTTCTAAATAAATTAGGAGTCCATTGTGCGGTGTATGGTAAGTGTGTCTCTCCAACCATGCATTACTATTTCATTGTATACACACAAATGATCCAGAGAACATCCATTTATACAAGTGCAAAACACATAGAGAACTCTCTTtatgacccccctctctctctctctctctctctctctctctctctctctctctctctctctctctctctctctctctctctctctctcactctctcacacacacacacacacacacacacacacacacacacacacacacacacacacacacacacacacacacacacacacacacacacacacacacacacacacacacacacacacacacacacacacacacacacacacacacacacacacacacacacacacacaactttatgTATCTTCATTGTCCTCTTCTAAGGAAATCATGAGTTTGATTTCGGTGTGGACCACTTGGAAGAGCAGACAAAAAATATGACCTTCCCATGGTTCCTCAGCAATGTGTACGACAGGTCAGTTTCACCTTGCAATACTATATGACGGTGGGTTAACACAGTTCTGAGCACTGTACTTCTCAATTTTCAATGCATCTTCTGTTGTACCTGAAGGACTATTGGTTTGCAGGACAATGCGAAGCAACGCTACTTTTGTTCTATGTTGTTTTGCTTCTAGTGTATTATTTCAATGTGAACAAACAAAATCAAATTGTTCTCGCAAAGGTTCACCCATGAAACGCTGGGCCATGGCATGGTCAGCAGCATCCTGGAGTGGAACAGCCTAAAGATCGGTGTCATGGGCCTGGTAGAGGAGGACTGGCTGGATACCCTGGGCACTGTGGACAAGAACAATATCCACTACACAGACTATGTGGAGACAGCTGATCACCTTTCTGCTGAGCTGAGGGACAAAGGGGCTGACCTGGTCATCGCAGTCACACACATGAGGTGGCGTAATGACATCAGGCTAGCATCCGAGTCCAACGGTGTGGATCTCATCCTGGGAGGACATGACCATGAGTACGGGGTTCTGGAGGTCAATGGGATTCTGATCGTAAAGAGTGGCTCAGAGTTCAGGTACCTGTCAAAGATTGACGTTGTGAAGGACCAGGATGGAACGTTCAAGTACACCTGTGAAAAGAGAGCTACAATGAGAGACCTTGAGGAAGATGCGGAAATCAAACAGATTGTGAAAGGATACACTGATAATATGCAGGTGAGTATTATCTTACAGCTTGATCAGCCACACAgcctagtgtgtgtttgtgttagtagCCAGCCCAGATGCCACTAAGATGATGTTTTATGAATTTATGTCACTCTGTCTCAGCATATGCTTGGAGAGGTCCTGTGCCACACAGACGTGACCTTGGATGGACGCTGCGCCACCGTGAGACGAGCAGAGTGCAACCTGGGTAATCTGATCACCAACGCCATGCTGGAGGCCACTCATGCGGAAGCGGCGATTTTAAACTCAGGTTATTACACCTTCCATTCATTTTTTGTTCCAGTCATAAGCATAGTTTAggtttatttattaaatattgcCTCCATATTTGATTTCAGAATTTTAAAAATATTGTGCAGAGTTGTTCAATTCTGAAAAAGTTTGGCAACCAGGTCTGTCTGTTGAATCATGATTCTGTTCCTGTATAGGTACTCTGCGATCTGACCGCTTGCACCCAGCTGGTCCCCTGACCATGCATGACCTGCTGCAGATCCTGCCACTAAAGGACCCAGTGCTGGTGGTGGAGGCCACTGGGCAGCAGCTCTACGAAGGCCTGGAGAACGGGGTCAGCATCTACCCTGATTTAGATGGAAGGTAGCGCACTGGAACACACTGAAAAGGCACCAAAACCACATTATGAGTGAACTGGTTTTATTGTAGTTCCTGCTTTATTCTCACAGGAAAAGCAATCACAATAGTTTTTGACACAATATGTATGTTTCCAGATTTCCCCAGGTCTCAGGGATTCAGTTTGGCTTTAATCCCAATGGAAAACCTGGACACAGAGTCATCGCTAAGACAGTGAAGGTTCAAGGCAAGAGTCTAGATAGAGACAGAAAATATGCGGTGGCCATGAAAGAATTCTTAACTAAGGTAGGGTATCGTCTTCAGCTTCGTATTAGCACACTCAGCCACAGCTACTGGAATAGTGTTGTACATTTTCCCTACATTATAAACAACAAATAAAATCATCCATTAGTTAGCAGCGGAGGATGCAGTGTTTTTAAGTGGACAGGTAAAATTGTCTCCTCACAGCAGTATAGCAAGCAGCCATGTTGGCATCAGAGCGAAATAAACATTGACAATATCCTCCTTTATATCCTCTCTTCTTTTGTGCACAGGGCAAAGATGGCTACACTATGTTCAGAAGCTGTCCTCATAGGCACGACATAGAGAATGCTCAGATCCTGTCGACCATCCTCATCAACCACTTTGAGTCTGGCCAGATCGTCAGAGGCACGAAGAGGTGCATGTCTGGCCACAGGATGGGCCTCATCAAGGTGTCCAGCAGCCCCTCTGTGTCTGGTGAGCACAGCTGCCTCATTCATTTGTTAATTCATTCAGATAAGGAATTTCTTATTCAATATGTCCTGCTTTTCATTGTTGTGCTGATCACATCTGTGAATGACAGCTAACCTggagtgtgtattgatggtgttTCTGCAGCCATTGAAAGTACCAAGAGTGAGAatctggagggagaggaggtgggagtgGCTGTGGTACCCGGAGTGGAGGGCAGGATATTCCATGTCTACCCTGAGGGCCAATCAGAAACAGAAGGCTAACAGTGGGTAGGGCTGTTCCTCATCAGAGAATTTCACAGAGCAACTCAGCCATGACTCCATAGTCACAGTGTAAGCCAGGGGAAATTACATCAAGTTTCACATCTCTCATCTGCCTCTTGCTTTTTATCAGCCTTATAAACAGGCGGACTGTCAATGAACGCTCAGACAGCAACATGAGATGAAGTAATCCATTACTTGTATTACTGTTGAAGTAATCCATTACTTATAGTACTGTTGAAGTAATCCATTACTTGTAGTACTGTTGAAGCAATCCATTACTTGTAGTACTGTTGAAGTAATCCATTATTTGTAGTATGTTGAAGCAATCCATTACTTGTAGTACTGTTGAAGTAATCAATTACTTGTAGTACTGTTGAAGTAATCCATTACTTGTAGTACTGTTGAAGCAATCCATTACTTGTAGTACTGTTGAAGTAATCCATTACTTGTAGTACTGTTGAAGCAATCCATTACTTGTAGTACTGTTGAAGCAATCCAGCAGCAAGCAGTCCTTGAAGTTGTAAATACAATTTTTTGACATGACTCAAAATTATACCACATTTTTCTCCTTGTCAATACAGTTGAATATTGACTAATATATTAACTAATATATTACAGAAAAGATATTTATTTTGAATGATCATTTTGTGGCATATATTGTGGCAATGTATAAGGATTTGAACGGAGAAGGAGGAGCAATAGTGTACATGTGCTCATGACAACATTATAGTAAAAAGGAAATGAATTGAAGAAAACTCACCACTGTGTTTTTGTGTTAAAACCACCCCTGACTTCCTTTTAAAAGAGATAGTCTCAGTCAATGTGCAAGGCCATTCTTCTTCATAACAAATTATATCTTGACAACATCACAGTGTTGGGTGAATGAATCAGTGATTCCCTGCTTCTACCGTTGAAAAACCCCGGCTGTAAACGGATGATAATGTGGTGTATTATATGGCCTATACTGTTTGGGGACTTTCTGGTCCAAGGCTTGACATCATTTCTTTTTGCCACTTGTCCCCAGGACAAGTAGGACAGAAGTTTTAGTTGTCTGAAAGCTTAAAGGGACttgtccaaaaataaaaatacatctgTAACACCATATTAAGTGtttataaataaaaatacatctgTAACACCATATTAAGTGtttataaataaaaatacatctgTAACACCATATTAAGTGTTTATAAATACAAATAATTCCATCAACATTTCTATGGTGGTATTTTGGCTAGGCAAGGCTACTTTGAAACAAGGTAAGACATGCTTACATAAAATGTCCAGATTTTAAACAATCAAGTTTATGGTTAAGTAGTTTCAAAATGCTGACCATCTCTGCTCAGATTCAAGGTGGGTGATGTGCAACAGGCACTGTCCTTCAATCTCTGGTTCACTCTCTCAGCCATCTTCAAAAGGCAGGGAAGAAGAAGTAGCAGAGAAAGTAGAAGATGAAGTCGATGACCCAGTTGACAGAGTAGAAATACTGTATACAATGTCGAAGCCCCAGCCGTGAGAATCGTTCTCAAAGTCTGTGGCGTCCCCCAGTTCAGTGGGAGAACTGACACCTGGCAATCGCACTAGCTTGCCTTTGGAAACCTGGAGAGGGGTTAGAATGACAGGAGAAAATCTGGTTATTCCAACTTTTGGTCTGACTTTATTCGGATAGTCCGGATTTctatactatcaacaaactatgtGTTGATAATCAAATGCTTGCTAATGTTagggataggtttagggttagggtaaggattaagtttatggttaggataagggttaaggttagggttagagctaggattAGTAGCTCAGTCCTGTGTATGTAACGGTTGTCataggtggaagaaggtgaagaggaccaaggtgcagtgtggtacgTATTCATAATAACTTTAATCAAGatgaatactgaacaaaaaaacaacacaccGACAaacaaacagttctgtaaggtgcaaCAAAACACTGaccagaaaataactacccacaacccatagtgggaaaacaggctgcctaagtatggttctcaatcagagacaacgattgccagctgcctctgattgggaaccataccaggtcaaacacatagaaatacaaaacctagaccacaaaacatagaatgcccaccccaactcacgccctgacccaaactaaaaggacgtgacagtacccccccacagttggtagagcatggcgcttgtaacgccagggtagtggcttcgattcccgggaccacccatacgtagaatgtatgcacacatgactgtaagtcgctttggataaaagcgtctgctaaatggcatatatatgtggaccccactccaccttagTCTGGGCCTACGTCGGTGGTACCTttggagcggcgaccctcgccccgaccccggactggggactgtGAAGGGTGACTCTGGCAGCACCGCTGGAGTTAAGGGCGactggcagcgccggagtgaagggcaattctggcagctccggagtgaagggcgactctggcagcgccggagtgaagggcggctctggcagcaccGCCGGAGTTAAGGGTGACTGGCAGCGTTGGAGTGAAGGGCAATTCTGGCAGCGCCGGATTGAAGGGCGACactggcagcgccggagtgaagggcggctctggcagcgctggagtgaagggcggctctggcagctccggagtgaagggcggctctggcagctccggagtgaagggcggctctggcagctccggagtgaagggcggctctggcagctccggagtgaagggcggctctggcagcgccggagtgaagggcagctctggcagctcatgACTGACagagctctggcagctcctgactgacgggcgactctaaggtcaggacatgacagtgtagctcaattggtagagcttagcgcttgtaacgccagggttatgggttaaatttaaaatgtatgcactcagttgctctggataacagcatctactaaaatgtaaaaatgtagatagttagttgaaatgttactgatagtctgtagatAGTCTGTAGAGAATCttcagatggactatccaaatagaTCTGCGTGTACGTTAATCAAGTACACAGTAAGTGATAAATAATAATGACGTAATCATTGTATATtggtaataaataaatacattaccaTG includes:
- the LOC124034943 gene encoding trifunctional nucleotide phosphoesterase protein YfkN-like; its protein translation is MDEYLLSLETNVTCNKPEVVLTILHFNDVYEIEARPEEPVGGAARFATALKVFQSLNPLVVFSGDCLSPSLLSTVTKGKHMVDVLNKLGVHCAVYGNHEFDFGVDHLEEQTKNMTFPWFLSNVYDRFTHETLGHGMVSSILEWNSLKIGVMGLVEEDWLDTLGTVDKNNIHYTDYVETADHLSAELRDKGADLVIAVTHMRWRNDIRLASESNGVDLILGGHDHEYGVLEVNGILIVKSGSEFRYLSKIDVVKDQDGTFKYTCEKRATMRDLEEDAEIKQIVKGYTDNMQHMLGEVLCHTDVTLDGRCATVRRAECNLGNLITNAMLEATHAEAAILNSGTLRSDRLHPAGPLTMHDLLQILPLKDPVLVVEATGQQLYEGLENGVSIYPDLDGRFPQVSGIQFGFNPNGKPGHRVIAKTVKVQGKSLDRDRKYAVAMKEFLTKGKDGYTMFRSCPHRHDIENAQILSTILINHFESGQIVRGTKRCMSGHRMGLIKVSSSPSVSAIESTKSENLEGEEVGVAVVPGVEGRIFHVYPEGQSETEG